A stretch of Cydia splendana chromosome 7, ilCydSple1.2, whole genome shotgun sequence DNA encodes these proteins:
- the LOC134792078 gene encoding PHD finger protein 14 isoform X2 has protein sequence MNNLGRDPAKRKVKPVEAQSLLDFDLGEGESSDDSDFRIEDHPEDSDDHSINSNDDGKDDSGSSEESASDAEDEFKDNSKIGDSSVTDLLERAKKAEFKIPGDLANWLICAGCLGSRSDDFNEIVECDGCGVTVHEGCYGVSDVTSESSTVSSASTEPWFCEACKAGVTDPSCELCPNKGGIFKETEVGAWVHLVCALYVPGVAFSEVERLSGVTLFEMAYSRWGARSCALCADAALARTGVCVGCDAGLCKTFFHVTCGQRAGLLAEAHSEEAEQADPFYAHCKLHSDKTLVKKRQRNWLALQLRTEKRKFELQNNPTPEEKARIKRKLIKYRKKYLQHKETRNPPWVPTQKMARMLFSSASAMRKFQRKAECMGVDTHALEFQDAQMAALKDVSRRWHVPPAFSVEFVGYYLERNSRVTSLRRSLERLTKENETLLGGDEKLRTDYDDASKENTDALAELTSTKQALQKIYEALTAICPAKTLPPIMEEKPLLPPVLARSTPKVTPQQLQKRSMSVPTAAALKMGVGFPLSDNPDARQGKVLSTSLEGACAVCGRHSERHLMAACDTCRQHYHLHCLNPPLQRPPKKTKLYGWQCSECDKTSDSEPEVLEKKVPRRSRIRYSKDGAIITDPLSPGSVPNSPPAKHKQERTPKAEKEKLVKVATTENVSPIKVTIKPFDFISDDVETESKKKDKRIKKKKEHGASGGEESLSKKMHKRAFTSPTLTNTPLMSITPIVADSPNDSHNENSNASATATPTKREDSSFLSHNSSFSSLLTEPKERDSKTIESSIENTLANLSSDIATYKANRKRRKEKHRSRYSPDFLRSPSKSHKHKRKKKTQDMENPDMPHPRITIKIKPIPKPDGSLDTQMFYVPTDSNDGPPPAVMRKLSKHAEQEVVAKPPAADTPEAIAPPKKELNQNQIEPEKSMPQVVLEQVKPAQKVARAGRGRAEAGGAAPASTALSPMTHCDVCQQPGGPANLVRCDECNKRYHFTCLEPPLNKNPKKRGYSWHCADCDPTDVEENN, from the exons ATGAACAACC tcggCCGTGATCCTGCGAAGAGGAAGGTTAAGCCAGTGGAAGCTCAGTCTCTGCTGGATTTCGATCTTGGGGAAGGTGAAAGCTCGGACGACTCGGATTTTCGAATTGAGGACCACCCTGAAGACAGCGATGATCACTCTATCAACAGTAACGATGATG GAAAAGATGACAGTGGCAGCTCTGAGGAGTCTGCATCAGATGCTGAGGACGAGTTTAAGGACAATAGTAAAATAGGAGACTCATCCGTCACTGACTTATTGGAAAGAGCCAAGAAAGCTGAATTCAAG ATACCCGGTGACTTAGCCAATTGGCTGATCTGTGCTGGCTGCCTTGGTTCGAGGAGTGATGACTTCAATGAGATTGTTGAGTGTGACGGTTGTGGTGTGACTGTTCATGAAG GCTGTTACGGCGTCTCGGACGTCACTAGTGAGTCCAGCACAGTGAGTTCCGCCTCCACCGAGCCGTGGTTCTGTGAGGCATGCAAAGCGGGGGTCACTGACCCTAGCTGTGAGCTCTGTCCAAATAAAG GTGGCATATTTAAGGAAACAGAAGTTGGAGCATGGGTTCATCTTGTGTGTGCACTTTACGTGCCTGGAGTGGCATTCTCAGAG GTGGAGAGACTATCCGGCGTGACGTTATTCGAGATGGCGTACTCCCGCTGGGGAGCGCGTTCGTGCGCGCTGTGCGCCGACGCCGCGCTCGCGCGCACCGGCGTGTGCGTCGGCTGCGACGCCGGGCTCTGCAAGACATTCTTCCACGTCacatg CGGTCAAAGAGCAGGGCTGTTGGCCGAGGCGCATTCCGAGGAGGCGGAGCAAGCAGACCCGTTCTACGCTCACTGCAAACTGCACTCTGATAAAACGCTCGTCAAGAAGCGGCAGAGAAACTGGCTCGCTCTGCAACTAAGGACCGAAAAGAG GAAATTCGAGTTACAAAACAACCCGACTCCAGAAGAGAAGGCCAGGATCAAACGGAAACTTATCAAATACAGGAAGAAGTATTTGCAGCACAAGGAAACCCGGAATCCTCCATGGG TGCCGACACAGAAAATGGCGAGAATGTTGTTTAGCAGCGCTTCGGCAATGAGGAAATTCCAGAGAAAAGCGGAATGTATGGGTGTTGACACGCATGCATTGGAATTTCAAGACGCACAG ATGGCCGCCCTGAAAGACGTGTCCCGCCGCTGGCACGTGCCCCCCGCCTTCTCAGTAGAGTTCGTCGGATACTATCTAGAGAGAAACAGTCGTGTGACGTCATTGAGGCGGTCGCTGGAGAGGCTCACAAAGGAAAACGAGACTTTACTGGGAGGCGATGAGAAACTCAGGACCGATTATGATGAC GCTTCGAAAGAAAACACCGATGCACTAGCCGAGCTGACGTCAACCAAGCAAGCCCTCCAGAAGATATACGAAGCGCTCACGGCCATCTGCCCCGCCAAAACGCTGCCCCCCATAATGGAGGAGAAGCCTCTGCTGCCGCCGGTCCTGGCGCGGTCTACTCCGAAAGTCACGCCACAGCAGCTGCAGAAACG GTCTATGTCAGTGCCCACCGCGGCTGCTCTTAAGATGGGCGTTGGTTTTCCTCTTAGCGACAACCCGGACGCTCGCCAAGGAAAAGTCTTGTCTACGTCTCTTGAAG GCGCATGCGCGGTATGCGGCCGGCACAGCGAGCGGCACCTCATGGCCGCGTGCGACACGTGCCGCCAACACTACCACCTGCACTGCCTCAACCCGCCGCTACAGCGCCCGCCCAAGAAAACCAAGCTCTACGGCTG GCAATGTTCGGAGTGCGACAAAACGTCAGATTCAGAACCAGAAGTACTCGAAAAGAAAGTACCGCGCCGCTCTCGCATCAGATACAGCAAGGATGGCGCCATCATCACCGACCCACTGAGCCCTGGTTCCGTACCCAACTCGCCACCCGCTAAACACAAGCAGGAAAGAACTCCCAAGGCTGAAAAAGAGAAACTTGTCAAAGTAGCCACCACAGAAAATGTATCACCTATCAAAGTAACTATAAAACCCTTCGATTTCATCAGCGACGATGTCGAAACTGAATCCAAGAAGAAAGATAAAAGAATCAAGAAAAAGAAGGAACATGGCGCTTCCGGCGGAGAAGAGTCACTCTCAAAGAAGATGCATAAACGTGCATTCACTTCCCCTACTTTGACAAACACCCCTCTCATGTCGATAACCCCCATAGTCGCGGACAGCCCTAACGATTCTCACAACGAAAACTCAAACGCCTCCGCAACCGCGACTCCAACTAAACGGGAGGATTCTAGCTTCCTGTCCCATAATTCGTCATTCTCCTCTCTTCTCACAGAACCGAAAGAACGGGACAGCAAAACTATCGAAAGCTCTATTGAGAATACTCTAGCTAACTTATCTTCGGATATAGCTACGTATAAAGCGAATAGGAAACGCAGGAAAGAAAAGCATCGGTCGCGGTATTCGCCCGATTTTCTGCGGTCGCCGTCCAAGTCTCATAAGCACAAGAGGAAGAAGAAAACGCAGGATATGGAGAATCCAGATATGCCTCATCCAAGAATTACTATTAAG ATCAAGCCGATCCCGAAGCCGGATGGTTCCTTGGATACGCAGATGTTCTACGTGCCCACAGACAGCAACGATGGGCCACCGCCTGCCGTCATGAGGAAACTTTCCAAG CACGCCGAGCAAGAAGTAGTTGCCAAACCTCCGGCCGCGGATACACCAGAAGCCATAGCC CCTCCGAAAAAGGAACTCAATCAAAATCAGATTGAGCCCGAAAAGTCAATGCCCCAAGTAGTGCTTGAGCAAGTTAAACCTGCACAGAAG GTCGCGCGCGCTGGGCGGGGTCGCGCGgaggcgggcggcgcggcgccggcgtCCACGGCGCTGTCGCCCATGACGCACTGCGACGTGTGCCAGCAGCCCGGCGGGCCCGCCAACCTCGTCCG GTGTGACGAGTGCAACAAGAGGTACCATTTCACATGCCTGGAGCCGCCGCTCAAcaagaaccctaaaaaacgaggCTACTCGTGGCACTGTGCTGATTGCGATCCTACT GACGTAGAAGAAAACAACTAA
- the LOC134792078 gene encoding PHD finger protein 14 isoform X4, with protein MNNLGRDPAKRKVKPVEAQSLLDFDLGEGESSDDSDFRIEDHPEDSDDHSINSNDDGKDDSGSSEESASDAEDEFKDNSKIGDSSVTDLLERAKKAEFKIPGDLANWLICAGCLGSRSDDFNEIVECDGCGVTVHEGCYGVSDVTSESSTVSSASTEPWFCEACKAGVTDPSCELCPNKGGIFKETEVGAWVHLVCALYVPGVAFSEVERLSGVTLFEMAYSRWGARSCALCADAALARTGVCVGCDAGLCKTFFHVTCGQRAGLLAEAHSEEAEQADPFYAHCKLHSDKTLVKKRQRNWLALQLRTEKRKFELQNNPTPEEKARIKRKLIKYRKKYLQHKETRNPPWVPTQKMARMLFSSASAMRKFQRKAECMGVDTHALEFQDAQMAALKDVSRRWHVPPAFSVEFVGYYLERNSRVTSLRRSLERLTKENETLLGGDEKLRTDYDDASKENTDALAELTSTKQALQKIYEALTAICPAKTLPPIMEEKPLLPPVLARSTPKVTPQQLQKRLAARSMSVPTAAALKMGVGFPLSDNPDARQGKVLSTSLEGACAVCGRHSERHLMAACDTCRQHYHLHCLNPPLQRPPKKTKLYGWQCSECDKTSDSEPEVLEKKVPRRSRIRYSKDGAIITDPLSPGSVPNSPPAKHKQERTPKAEKEKLVKVATTENVSPIKVTIKPFDFISDDVETESKKKDKRIKKKKEHGASGGEESLSKKMHKRAFTSPTLTNTPLMSITPIVADSPNDSHNENSNASATATPTKREDSSFLSHNSSFSSLLTEPKERDSKTIESSIENTLANLSSDIATYKANRKRRKEKHRSRYSPDFLRSPSKSHKHKRKKKTQDMENPDMPHPRITIKIKPIPKPDGSLDTQMFYVPTDSNDGPPPAVMRKLSKHAEQEVVAKPPAADTPEAIAVARAGRGRAEAGGAAPASTALSPMTHCDVCQQPGGPANLVRCDECNKRYHFTCLEPPLNKNPKKRGYSWHCADCDPTDVEENN; from the exons ATGAACAACC tcggCCGTGATCCTGCGAAGAGGAAGGTTAAGCCAGTGGAAGCTCAGTCTCTGCTGGATTTCGATCTTGGGGAAGGTGAAAGCTCGGACGACTCGGATTTTCGAATTGAGGACCACCCTGAAGACAGCGATGATCACTCTATCAACAGTAACGATGATG GAAAAGATGACAGTGGCAGCTCTGAGGAGTCTGCATCAGATGCTGAGGACGAGTTTAAGGACAATAGTAAAATAGGAGACTCATCCGTCACTGACTTATTGGAAAGAGCCAAGAAAGCTGAATTCAAG ATACCCGGTGACTTAGCCAATTGGCTGATCTGTGCTGGCTGCCTTGGTTCGAGGAGTGATGACTTCAATGAGATTGTTGAGTGTGACGGTTGTGGTGTGACTGTTCATGAAG GCTGTTACGGCGTCTCGGACGTCACTAGTGAGTCCAGCACAGTGAGTTCCGCCTCCACCGAGCCGTGGTTCTGTGAGGCATGCAAAGCGGGGGTCACTGACCCTAGCTGTGAGCTCTGTCCAAATAAAG GTGGCATATTTAAGGAAACAGAAGTTGGAGCATGGGTTCATCTTGTGTGTGCACTTTACGTGCCTGGAGTGGCATTCTCAGAG GTGGAGAGACTATCCGGCGTGACGTTATTCGAGATGGCGTACTCCCGCTGGGGAGCGCGTTCGTGCGCGCTGTGCGCCGACGCCGCGCTCGCGCGCACCGGCGTGTGCGTCGGCTGCGACGCCGGGCTCTGCAAGACATTCTTCCACGTCacatg CGGTCAAAGAGCAGGGCTGTTGGCCGAGGCGCATTCCGAGGAGGCGGAGCAAGCAGACCCGTTCTACGCTCACTGCAAACTGCACTCTGATAAAACGCTCGTCAAGAAGCGGCAGAGAAACTGGCTCGCTCTGCAACTAAGGACCGAAAAGAG GAAATTCGAGTTACAAAACAACCCGACTCCAGAAGAGAAGGCCAGGATCAAACGGAAACTTATCAAATACAGGAAGAAGTATTTGCAGCACAAGGAAACCCGGAATCCTCCATGGG TGCCGACACAGAAAATGGCGAGAATGTTGTTTAGCAGCGCTTCGGCAATGAGGAAATTCCAGAGAAAAGCGGAATGTATGGGTGTTGACACGCATGCATTGGAATTTCAAGACGCACAG ATGGCCGCCCTGAAAGACGTGTCCCGCCGCTGGCACGTGCCCCCCGCCTTCTCAGTAGAGTTCGTCGGATACTATCTAGAGAGAAACAGTCGTGTGACGTCATTGAGGCGGTCGCTGGAGAGGCTCACAAAGGAAAACGAGACTTTACTGGGAGGCGATGAGAAACTCAGGACCGATTATGATGAC GCTTCGAAAGAAAACACCGATGCACTAGCCGAGCTGACGTCAACCAAGCAAGCCCTCCAGAAGATATACGAAGCGCTCACGGCCATCTGCCCCGCCAAAACGCTGCCCCCCATAATGGAGGAGAAGCCTCTGCTGCCGCCGGTCCTGGCGCGGTCTACTCCGAAAGTCACGCCACAGCAGCTGCAGAAACG GTTGGCCGCCAGGTCTATGTCAGTGCCCACCGCGGCTGCTCTTAAGATGGGCGTTGGTTTTCCTCTTAGCGACAACCCGGACGCTCGCCAAGGAAAAGTCTTGTCTACGTCTCTTGAAG GCGCATGCGCGGTATGCGGCCGGCACAGCGAGCGGCACCTCATGGCCGCGTGCGACACGTGCCGCCAACACTACCACCTGCACTGCCTCAACCCGCCGCTACAGCGCCCGCCCAAGAAAACCAAGCTCTACGGCTG GCAATGTTCGGAGTGCGACAAAACGTCAGATTCAGAACCAGAAGTACTCGAAAAGAAAGTACCGCGCCGCTCTCGCATCAGATACAGCAAGGATGGCGCCATCATCACCGACCCACTGAGCCCTGGTTCCGTACCCAACTCGCCACCCGCTAAACACAAGCAGGAAAGAACTCCCAAGGCTGAAAAAGAGAAACTTGTCAAAGTAGCCACCACAGAAAATGTATCACCTATCAAAGTAACTATAAAACCCTTCGATTTCATCAGCGACGATGTCGAAACTGAATCCAAGAAGAAAGATAAAAGAATCAAGAAAAAGAAGGAACATGGCGCTTCCGGCGGAGAAGAGTCACTCTCAAAGAAGATGCATAAACGTGCATTCACTTCCCCTACTTTGACAAACACCCCTCTCATGTCGATAACCCCCATAGTCGCGGACAGCCCTAACGATTCTCACAACGAAAACTCAAACGCCTCCGCAACCGCGACTCCAACTAAACGGGAGGATTCTAGCTTCCTGTCCCATAATTCGTCATTCTCCTCTCTTCTCACAGAACCGAAAGAACGGGACAGCAAAACTATCGAAAGCTCTATTGAGAATACTCTAGCTAACTTATCTTCGGATATAGCTACGTATAAAGCGAATAGGAAACGCAGGAAAGAAAAGCATCGGTCGCGGTATTCGCCCGATTTTCTGCGGTCGCCGTCCAAGTCTCATAAGCACAAGAGGAAGAAGAAAACGCAGGATATGGAGAATCCAGATATGCCTCATCCAAGAATTACTATTAAG ATCAAGCCGATCCCGAAGCCGGATGGTTCCTTGGATACGCAGATGTTCTACGTGCCCACAGACAGCAACGATGGGCCACCGCCTGCCGTCATGAGGAAACTTTCCAAG CACGCCGAGCAAGAAGTAGTTGCCAAACCTCCGGCCGCGGATACACCAGAAGCCATAGCC GTCGCGCGCGCTGGGCGGGGTCGCGCGgaggcgggcggcgcggcgccggcgtCCACGGCGCTGTCGCCCATGACGCACTGCGACGTGTGCCAGCAGCCCGGCGGGCCCGCCAACCTCGTCCG GTGTGACGAGTGCAACAAGAGGTACCATTTCACATGCCTGGAGCCGCCGCTCAAcaagaaccctaaaaaacgaggCTACTCGTGGCACTGTGCTGATTGCGATCCTACT GACGTAGAAGAAAACAACTAA
- the LOC134792078 gene encoding PHD finger protein 14 isoform X1 has translation MNNLGRDPAKRKVKPVEAQSLLDFDLGEGESSDDSDFRIEDHPEDSDDHSINSNDDGKDDSGSSEESASDAEDEFKDNSKIGDSSVTDLLERAKKAEFKIPGDLANWLICAGCLGSRSDDFNEIVECDGCGVTVHEGCYGVSDVTSESSTVSSASTEPWFCEACKAGVTDPSCELCPNKGGIFKETEVGAWVHLVCALYVPGVAFSEVERLSGVTLFEMAYSRWGARSCALCADAALARTGVCVGCDAGLCKTFFHVTCGQRAGLLAEAHSEEAEQADPFYAHCKLHSDKTLVKKRQRNWLALQLRTEKRKFELQNNPTPEEKARIKRKLIKYRKKYLQHKETRNPPWVPTQKMARMLFSSASAMRKFQRKAECMGVDTHALEFQDAQMAALKDVSRRWHVPPAFSVEFVGYYLERNSRVTSLRRSLERLTKENETLLGGDEKLRTDYDDASKENTDALAELTSTKQALQKIYEALTAICPAKTLPPIMEEKPLLPPVLARSTPKVTPQQLQKRLAARSMSVPTAAALKMGVGFPLSDNPDARQGKVLSTSLEGACAVCGRHSERHLMAACDTCRQHYHLHCLNPPLQRPPKKTKLYGWQCSECDKTSDSEPEVLEKKVPRRSRIRYSKDGAIITDPLSPGSVPNSPPAKHKQERTPKAEKEKLVKVATTENVSPIKVTIKPFDFISDDVETESKKKDKRIKKKKEHGASGGEESLSKKMHKRAFTSPTLTNTPLMSITPIVADSPNDSHNENSNASATATPTKREDSSFLSHNSSFSSLLTEPKERDSKTIESSIENTLANLSSDIATYKANRKRRKEKHRSRYSPDFLRSPSKSHKHKRKKKTQDMENPDMPHPRITIKIKPIPKPDGSLDTQMFYVPTDSNDGPPPAVMRKLSKHAEQEVVAKPPAADTPEAIAPPKKELNQNQIEPEKSMPQVVLEQVKPAQKVARAGRGRAEAGGAAPASTALSPMTHCDVCQQPGGPANLVRCDECNKRYHFTCLEPPLNKNPKKRGYSWHCADCDPTDVEENN, from the exons ATGAACAACC tcggCCGTGATCCTGCGAAGAGGAAGGTTAAGCCAGTGGAAGCTCAGTCTCTGCTGGATTTCGATCTTGGGGAAGGTGAAAGCTCGGACGACTCGGATTTTCGAATTGAGGACCACCCTGAAGACAGCGATGATCACTCTATCAACAGTAACGATGATG GAAAAGATGACAGTGGCAGCTCTGAGGAGTCTGCATCAGATGCTGAGGACGAGTTTAAGGACAATAGTAAAATAGGAGACTCATCCGTCACTGACTTATTGGAAAGAGCCAAGAAAGCTGAATTCAAG ATACCCGGTGACTTAGCCAATTGGCTGATCTGTGCTGGCTGCCTTGGTTCGAGGAGTGATGACTTCAATGAGATTGTTGAGTGTGACGGTTGTGGTGTGACTGTTCATGAAG GCTGTTACGGCGTCTCGGACGTCACTAGTGAGTCCAGCACAGTGAGTTCCGCCTCCACCGAGCCGTGGTTCTGTGAGGCATGCAAAGCGGGGGTCACTGACCCTAGCTGTGAGCTCTGTCCAAATAAAG GTGGCATATTTAAGGAAACAGAAGTTGGAGCATGGGTTCATCTTGTGTGTGCACTTTACGTGCCTGGAGTGGCATTCTCAGAG GTGGAGAGACTATCCGGCGTGACGTTATTCGAGATGGCGTACTCCCGCTGGGGAGCGCGTTCGTGCGCGCTGTGCGCCGACGCCGCGCTCGCGCGCACCGGCGTGTGCGTCGGCTGCGACGCCGGGCTCTGCAAGACATTCTTCCACGTCacatg CGGTCAAAGAGCAGGGCTGTTGGCCGAGGCGCATTCCGAGGAGGCGGAGCAAGCAGACCCGTTCTACGCTCACTGCAAACTGCACTCTGATAAAACGCTCGTCAAGAAGCGGCAGAGAAACTGGCTCGCTCTGCAACTAAGGACCGAAAAGAG GAAATTCGAGTTACAAAACAACCCGACTCCAGAAGAGAAGGCCAGGATCAAACGGAAACTTATCAAATACAGGAAGAAGTATTTGCAGCACAAGGAAACCCGGAATCCTCCATGGG TGCCGACACAGAAAATGGCGAGAATGTTGTTTAGCAGCGCTTCGGCAATGAGGAAATTCCAGAGAAAAGCGGAATGTATGGGTGTTGACACGCATGCATTGGAATTTCAAGACGCACAG ATGGCCGCCCTGAAAGACGTGTCCCGCCGCTGGCACGTGCCCCCCGCCTTCTCAGTAGAGTTCGTCGGATACTATCTAGAGAGAAACAGTCGTGTGACGTCATTGAGGCGGTCGCTGGAGAGGCTCACAAAGGAAAACGAGACTTTACTGGGAGGCGATGAGAAACTCAGGACCGATTATGATGAC GCTTCGAAAGAAAACACCGATGCACTAGCCGAGCTGACGTCAACCAAGCAAGCCCTCCAGAAGATATACGAAGCGCTCACGGCCATCTGCCCCGCCAAAACGCTGCCCCCCATAATGGAGGAGAAGCCTCTGCTGCCGCCGGTCCTGGCGCGGTCTACTCCGAAAGTCACGCCACAGCAGCTGCAGAAACG GTTGGCCGCCAGGTCTATGTCAGTGCCCACCGCGGCTGCTCTTAAGATGGGCGTTGGTTTTCCTCTTAGCGACAACCCGGACGCTCGCCAAGGAAAAGTCTTGTCTACGTCTCTTGAAG GCGCATGCGCGGTATGCGGCCGGCACAGCGAGCGGCACCTCATGGCCGCGTGCGACACGTGCCGCCAACACTACCACCTGCACTGCCTCAACCCGCCGCTACAGCGCCCGCCCAAGAAAACCAAGCTCTACGGCTG GCAATGTTCGGAGTGCGACAAAACGTCAGATTCAGAACCAGAAGTACTCGAAAAGAAAGTACCGCGCCGCTCTCGCATCAGATACAGCAAGGATGGCGCCATCATCACCGACCCACTGAGCCCTGGTTCCGTACCCAACTCGCCACCCGCTAAACACAAGCAGGAAAGAACTCCCAAGGCTGAAAAAGAGAAACTTGTCAAAGTAGCCACCACAGAAAATGTATCACCTATCAAAGTAACTATAAAACCCTTCGATTTCATCAGCGACGATGTCGAAACTGAATCCAAGAAGAAAGATAAAAGAATCAAGAAAAAGAAGGAACATGGCGCTTCCGGCGGAGAAGAGTCACTCTCAAAGAAGATGCATAAACGTGCATTCACTTCCCCTACTTTGACAAACACCCCTCTCATGTCGATAACCCCCATAGTCGCGGACAGCCCTAACGATTCTCACAACGAAAACTCAAACGCCTCCGCAACCGCGACTCCAACTAAACGGGAGGATTCTAGCTTCCTGTCCCATAATTCGTCATTCTCCTCTCTTCTCACAGAACCGAAAGAACGGGACAGCAAAACTATCGAAAGCTCTATTGAGAATACTCTAGCTAACTTATCTTCGGATATAGCTACGTATAAAGCGAATAGGAAACGCAGGAAAGAAAAGCATCGGTCGCGGTATTCGCCCGATTTTCTGCGGTCGCCGTCCAAGTCTCATAAGCACAAGAGGAAGAAGAAAACGCAGGATATGGAGAATCCAGATATGCCTCATCCAAGAATTACTATTAAG ATCAAGCCGATCCCGAAGCCGGATGGTTCCTTGGATACGCAGATGTTCTACGTGCCCACAGACAGCAACGATGGGCCACCGCCTGCCGTCATGAGGAAACTTTCCAAG CACGCCGAGCAAGAAGTAGTTGCCAAACCTCCGGCCGCGGATACACCAGAAGCCATAGCC CCTCCGAAAAAGGAACTCAATCAAAATCAGATTGAGCCCGAAAAGTCAATGCCCCAAGTAGTGCTTGAGCAAGTTAAACCTGCACAGAAG GTCGCGCGCGCTGGGCGGGGTCGCGCGgaggcgggcggcgcggcgccggcgtCCACGGCGCTGTCGCCCATGACGCACTGCGACGTGTGCCAGCAGCCCGGCGGGCCCGCCAACCTCGTCCG GTGTGACGAGTGCAACAAGAGGTACCATTTCACATGCCTGGAGCCGCCGCTCAAcaagaaccctaaaaaacgaggCTACTCGTGGCACTGTGCTGATTGCGATCCTACT GACGTAGAAGAAAACAACTAA